A genomic region of Corticium candelabrum chromosome 6, ooCorCand1.1, whole genome shotgun sequence contains the following coding sequences:
- the LOC134181486 gene encoding uncharacterized protein LOC134181486 yields the protein MPSDISAVDYNKDGRVSYHEFVVAMTLDENNSTSRDAFHTGGDNADGTIDKKDFDRAVGVTMSWLFKQGDGEEGEDNDADEDDDNDNDDLDKDENDDDDNVDDDDGDDDMDKEARHQSEDGEKKEE from the exons ATGCCGAGCGACATAAGTGCAGTCGACTACAACAAGGACGGCCGAGTCAGCTACCACgagtttgttgtagctatGACACTCGATGAAAACAACAGTACATCTAGAGACGCATTTCATACAGGAGGCGACAACG CTGATGGCACCATTGACAAAAAGGACTTCGACAGGGCTGTAGGCGTGACCATGTCGTGGTTGTTCAAACAAGGAGATGGAGAAGAAGGA GAAGACAACGACGCAGATGAAGACGACGACAACGACAACGACGACTTGGACAAAGACGAGAACGATGACGACGACAACGTTGACGATGACGACGGCGACGATGACATGGACAAAGAGGCAAGACATCAAAGTGAGGATGGTGAGAAAAAAGAAGAGTAG
- the LOC134181485 gene encoding LOW QUALITY PROTEIN: ficolin-2-like (The sequence of the model RefSeq protein was modified relative to this genomic sequence to represent the inferred CDS: deleted 1 base in 1 codon), whose protein sequence is MGMQLALMIILPIVATASTNIAGDGDINITATGNIDLTATSITVNGKPLHDFITGQKAGKGDAETGDQQGIPSPDACRCCDRLSALELELARVALSTGHRRSGVYTVDPGDGLEAFKVYCDMTTSGGGWTVFQRRQNGSVDFYRNWADYKAGFGDINGEFWLGLDKIHRLTATNQTLRIDLAAFSNGKRYAQYEAFSIADEAAKYNISFGQYSGNATDSLYSHNGMKFLTKDQDNDVYGGSCALRYQGGWWYDACHVSNLNGKYLKGSHSSYANGVNWSSWKGYNYSLKFTEIKMRPTV, encoded by the exons ATGGGGATGCAGCTCGCTTTGATGATTATTCTACCAATCGTCGCCACGGCTTCGACAAACATCGCAGGAGACGGAGACATAAACATCACGGCAACGGGAAACATTGATCTTACTGCAACAAGTATAACCGTAAACGGTAAACCTCTACACGATTTCATCACTGGCCAGAAAGCAGGGAAAGGAGACGCAGAGACAGGAGATCAGCAAGGAATACCGTCTCCGGACGCGTGCCGTTGTTGCGATCGTTTGTCAGCTCTAGAGTTAGAGCTAGCGCGAGTGG CCTTGTCGACTGGACATCGTCGCAGCGGTGTGTATACTGTTGATCCTGGTGATGGTTTGGAGGCATTTAAGGTCTACTGTGACATGACGACGAGTGGAGGTGGTTGGACTGTCTTTCAGAGAAGACAAAATGGATCTGTGGATTTCTATCGCAATTGGGCAGATTACAAAGCTGGT TTTGGTGACATCAACGGCGAATTTTGGTTGGGATTGGACAAGATACATCGTCTTACAGCTACAAACCAGACGCTCAGAATTGATCTGGCTGCCTTTTCAAATGGTAAACGCTACGCACAATATGAAGCCTTCTCGATAGCAGACGAAGCTGCTAAATACAACATAAGTTTCGGACAGTACAGTGGCAATGCTACCGATTCACTATATAGTCACAACGGCATGAAATTTTTGACGAAAGACCAAGACAATGATGTGTATGGCGGATCTTGTGCTCTTCGATATCAAGGTGGATGGTGGTATGACGCATGTCATGTGTCTAACTTAAACGGAAAATATTTGAAAGGAAGTCATTCTTCTTATGCGAATGGCGTTAATTGGAGCAGTTGGAAGGGATATAACTACTCACTGAAATTTACTGAAATCAAAATGAGACCAACAGTGTGA
- the LOC134181273 gene encoding protein ecdysoneless homolog: protein MAGKTFALLCVLLVAASCFYSAEGWRRRRRRRNPPPPTICCRHYLVCFTRLGRCYIIRHCFYCNSAYGKRSLPNPDDGIIECVPSDLSAVDYNKDGRVSYHEFVVAMTLDENNSTSRDAFDEGDDNGDGYLNAAELRTMAADHPHCLQEQRRYRQMVRGQLPGNFEEYDTDGNGEISWKEFSDQLDKANDGNIPVNAFRTIIEKIAGSDDIIDKKDFDRAVGVTMSWLFKPGDGEEGVTQDQMAEEEIRKEEAQLEEDDDADEDDDADEDDDKDNDDLVKDENDDDDKVDADDGDDDMKEEARNESEDGEKKEE from the exons ATGGCCGGGAAAACCTTCGCTCTTTTGTGTGTTCTTCTTGTTGCTGCCTCGTGCTTCTACAGTGCTGAGGGATGGCGACGTCGTAGACGACGCAGAAATCCGCCACCGCCTACTATCTGCTGCAGACATTAtcttgtttgctttacacGTCTCGGTCGTTGCTATATCATTCGCCACTGCTTCTATTGTAACAGTGCATATGGAAAGCGAAGTTTGCCTAACCCGGATGACGGCATCATTGAATGTGTGCCGAGCGACTTAAGTGCAGTCGACTACAACAAAGACGGCCGAGTCAGCTACCACgagtttgttgtagctatGACACTCGATGAAAATAACAGTACATCTAGAGACGCATTTGATGAAGGAGACGACAACG GAGATGGATATTTGAACGCAGCAGAACTGCGAACTATGGCGGCAGATCATCCGCACTGCCTGCAAGAACAACGTCGTTACCGACAAATGGTTCGTGGTCAACTGCCAGGAAATTTTGAAGAGTACGATACAGACGGAAATGGAGAGATAAGCTGGAAGGAATTTAGCGATCAGTTAGACAAAGCGAACGATGGAAATATACCTGTAAATGCATTTCGGACAATAATTGAGAAAATAGCCGGAT CTGATGACATCATTGACAAAAAGGACTTCGACAGGGCTGTAGGCGTGACCATGTCGTGGTTATTCAAACCAGGAGACGGAGAAGAAGGAGTTACGCAAGACCAAATGGCAGAAGAAGAAATACGTAAAGAAGAGGCTCAATTAGAGGAAGACGACGACGCAGATGAAGACGACGACGCAGATGAAGACGACGACAAAGACAACGACGACTTGGTCAAAGACGAGAACGATGACGACGACAAagttgacgctgacgacggCGACGATGACATGAAGGAAGAGGCAAGAAACGAAAGTGAGGATGGTGAGAAAAAAGAAGAGTAG
- the LOC134181443 gene encoding dnaJ homolog subfamily C member 4-like isoform X1, whose translation MEASYRLCAKGFRLASNPNVSFKCLRLCSSSRSRKTRADGKSFYDILDVESSATRQEIREAFIIKSKQCHPDKDLTNRQLHQEFVLINEAYNVLNDPIQRRNYDIQLRHLSFNPLSHYSSQTSANTVYHRSEQWRDIQFTREEYYRDRRSRNLKMAGLLVIIVITGAIVQYKRLQPKISEPIPMSSSIDDIWGRSFYSMRNLDAPFADLAVHEVHVSGSASEP comes from the exons ATGGAGGCTTCCTATCGTCTATGTGCGAAGGGATTTCGACTTGCTTCTAATCCAAACGTCAGTTTCAAGTGTTTGAGACTGTGCTCATCGTCAAGATCTAGAAAAACTAGAGC CGATGGGAAATCATTCTATGATATACTAGACGTTGAAAGCTCTGCCACCAGACAAGAGATCAGAGAAGCATTTATTATCAAGTCTAAACAG TGCCATCCAGATAAAGACCTCACTAACCGACAACTTCATCAAGAATTTGTGTTG ATCAATGAAGCATATAATGTTCTGAATGATCCCATACAGCGCAGGAATTATGACATTCAGCTTCGTCACTTGTCGTTTAATCCATTATCACACTATAGTAGTCAAACAAGTGCAAACACAGTCTATCACAGGAGTGAACAGTGGAG GGACATACAGTTCACTCGAGAAGAGTATTACCGTGACAGACGAAGTCGCAACTTGAAAATGGCTGGCTTGTTGGTAATTATCGTGATCACAGGAGCAATTGTACAATATAAACGATTGCA GCCAAAGATTTCAGAACCAATTCCTATGTCTTCAtcaatagacgatatttgggggcggagcttctacagcatgcgcaatctcgacgcacctttcgccgatctcgctgtacacgaagtccacgtttccgggtctgcttctgaaccgtag
- the LOC134181443 gene encoding dnaJ homolog subfamily C member 4-like isoform X2, with protein MEASYRLCAKGFRLASNPNVSFKCLRLCSSSRSRKTRADGKSFYDILDVESSATRQEIREAFIIKSKQCHPDKDLTNRQLHQEFVLINEAYNVLNDPIQRRNYDIQLRHLSFNPLSHYSSQTSANTVYHRSEQWRDIQFTREEYYRDRRSRNLKMAGLLVIIVITGAIVQYKRLHKRYICVAD; from the exons ATGGAGGCTTCCTATCGTCTATGTGCGAAGGGATTTCGACTTGCTTCTAATCCAAACGTCAGTTTCAAGTGTTTGAGACTGTGCTCATCGTCAAGATCTAGAAAAACTAGAGC CGATGGGAAATCATTCTATGATATACTAGACGTTGAAAGCTCTGCCACCAGACAAGAGATCAGAGAAGCATTTATTATCAAGTCTAAACAG TGCCATCCAGATAAAGACCTCACTAACCGACAACTTCATCAAGAATTTGTGTTG ATCAATGAAGCATATAATGTTCTGAATGATCCCATACAGCGCAGGAATTATGACATTCAGCTTCGTCACTTGTCGTTTAATCCATTATCACACTATAGTAGTCAAACAAGTGCAAACACAGTCTATCACAGGAGTGAACAGTGGAG GGACATACAGTTCACTCGAGAAGAGTATTACCGTGACAGACGAAGTCGCAACTTGAAAATGGCTGGCTTGTTGGTAATTATCGTGATCACAGGAGCAATTGTACAATATAAACGATTGCA CAAACGATACATCTGTGTTGCTGATTGA
- the LOC134181638 gene encoding uncharacterized protein LOC134181638, with protein MGGMFKFAGNMIAASIVQGGPGFPMFSSAFYAYLQTQDLDDVYALATPDDIPDSAVAHSAKQIGRQDISNEEFETHVTVLQDSVIAAGYPYRLTKENHGEAVRSLLVHEIILSRRSEIDQVIAGLGPEICTMVKEHGKVMSSLFTNEGQVPLVASEFLKLVTYENTLPPPFEGLLSAVRLRSR; from the exons ATGGGAGGAATGTTCAAGTTTGCTGGCAATATGATTGCAGCGTCTATTGTTCAAGGAGGACCGGGCTTTCCGATGTTCTCGAGTGCGTTTTATGCATATTTACAAACTCAAGACCTAGATGATGTGTATGCTCTTGCAACGCCTGATGACATTCCAGACTCAGCTGTTGCTCACTCTGCTAAGCAG ATTGGAAGACAAGACATTTCAAATGAAGAATTTGAAACTCATGTAACGGTGTTACAAGATTCTGTTATTGCAGCTGGCTATCCTTACCGACTTACTAAAGAAAATCATGGGGAAGCTGTTCGCAGCCTGCTTGTGCATGAGATAATTTTGAGCAGACGTTCAGAAATCGATCAAGTCATAGCAGGACTCGGACCTGAAATCTGCACGATGGTAAAGGAGCATGGGAAAGTAATGTCGAGCCTATTTACAAACGAAGGTCAAGTGCCACTCGTAGCTTCTGAATTTCTTAAGCTTGTGACGTATGAAAATACGTTACCTCCACCATTTGAAGGATTACTTTCAGCGGTACGTCTTAGAAGCAG ATGA
- the LOC134181484 gene encoding ficolin-1-like: protein MRMQLALMIILPIVATASTNIAGDGDINIKATGNIDLTATSITVNGKPLHDFITGQKSGKEDAKTEDQSGNPSPDACRCCDRLSALELELARVGLATFRPSPPKSNYKNCKEALSTGHRRSGVYTVDPGDGLEAFKVYCDMTTSGGGWTVFQRRQNGSVDFYRDWADYKAGFGDINGEFWLGLDKIHRLTATKQTLRIDLADFSNDKRYAQYEAFSIADQAAKYKISFGQYSGNATDSLSRHNGMKFSTKDQDNDIFSGGSCALRYQGGWWYDACHESNLNGKYLKGSHSSYANGVNWRHWRGYGYSLKFTEMKMRPTV, encoded by the coding sequence ATGAGGATGCAGCTCGCTTTGATGATTATTCTACCAATCGTCGCCACGGCTTCGACCAACATCGCAGGAGACGGAGACATAAACATCAAGGCAACGGGAAACATTGATCTTACTGCAACAAGTATAACCGTAAACGGTAAACCTCTACACGATTTCATCACTGGCCAGAAATCAGGGAAAGAAGACGCAAAGACAGAAGATCAGTCTGGAAATCCGTCTCCGGACGCGTGCCGTTGTTGCGATCGTTTGTCAGCTCTAGAGTTAGAGCTAGCGCGAGTGGGTTTGGCGACGTTTCGTCCGTCACCTCCGAAGTCAAATTACAAAAACTGCAAAGAAGCCTTGTCGACTGGACATCGTCGCAGCGGTGTGTATACTGTTGATCCTGGTGATGGTTTGGAGGCATTTAAGGTCTACTGTGACATGACGACGAGTGGAGGTGGTTGGACTGTCTTTCAGAGAAGACAAAATGGATCTGTGGATTTCTATCGCGATTGGGCAGATTACAAAGCTGGTTTTGGTGACATCAACGGAGAATTTTGGTTGGGATTGGACAAGATACATCGTCTTACAGCTACAAAACAGACGCTCAGAATCGATCTGGCTGACTTTTCAAATGATAAACGCTACGCACAATATGAAGCCTTCTCGATCGCAGACCAAGCTGCTAAATACAAGATAAGTTTCGGACAGTACAGTGGCAATGCTACCGATTCACTATCTCGTCACAACGGCATGAAATTTTCGACGAAAGACCAAGACAACGACATATTTAGTGGCGGATCTTGTGCTCTTCGATATCAAGGTGGATGGTGGTATGACGCATGTCATGAGTCTAACTTGAACGGAAAATATTTGAAAGGAAGTCATTCTTCTTATGCGAATGGCGTTAATTGGAGGCATTGGAGGGGATATGGCTACTCACTCAAATTTACTGAAATGAAAATGAGACCAACAGTGTGA